A single genomic interval of Aegicerativicinus sediminis harbors:
- a CDS encoding DUF4834 family protein, producing the protein MIQTASVTGFLRTLLIILAIYYALKIITRLAAPYIMRYFSNKMQDKFGGHTYQSRQTQTPRSKEGETVIDKMPKQQQSSNSKVGEYIDFEEIE; encoded by the coding sequence ATGATACAAACGGCTTCTGTAACCGGTTTCTTGCGTACTCTGTTAATTATTTTGGCAATTTATTATGCCTTGAAAATAATTACGCGTCTGGCAGCTCCATATATAATGCGGTATTTTAGCAATAAAATGCAGGACAAATTTGGAGGACACACTTATCAATCTAGACAAACTCAAACCCCACGGTCCAAAGAAGGAGAAACGGTCATTGATAAAATGCCTAAACAGCAACAGTCATCTAATTCTAAAGTGGGTGAGTATATCGACTTCGAGGAGATTGAATAA
- a CDS encoding YfhO family protein, producing MPFSLKRLLPHLIVFLGFIAVSLAYFSPVLKGREIFQSDIKHYIGMAKQQNDFREKTGEETYWTNGAFGGMPTYQLGAKYPHYYIKKLDGALRFLPRPADYLFLYFLSFYVLMLVLKVDYRLAAFGSLAFGFSTYLIIILGVGHNSKAHAIAYMPLVLAGILLTFRKEYIKGFILATIALGLEIVANHFQMTYYLLLLVCVIGIVYLIDFYRKKELPHFFKSIGILSISALLAVGLNASNILATQEYVKESTRGNSELTINADGSPKDNTTGLSREYITEYSYGKLESLNLFIPRFMGGGTYSDVGKDSETYQFYLNAGLTPVQAIEQVKQTPTYWGDQTIVEAPAYVGAIVIFLAILALFLIKGRLKWWLSGGIVLSLFLSFGKNLAFLTDFFINVVPLYDKFRAVSSIQVILELCFPILAVFGLYKIFNKEISIDEKMKGLKWSTIIAGGIALIIWLFGSSLFDFAGVRDAMWRQNYGQAFMNALEEDRIMIMKSDAFRTLILVLLSAGVLWAVINDKIKKSIGISALFVLLLFDLIGVDRRHVNNENFVASVSVQRPYQVSQLDQQVLKDTSYYRVLDLTTQGARAPGRASYFYNSLTGYHAAKLGRYNDLMEFYIYRNNINVFNMLNTKYILAEDENGSQFPYVNNDANGNAWFVSEIREVASANEELQLLDSLDNKNIAITTMPLPSESKRNFQIDSLATINLKSFKPNELKYSYSNTNEGFAVFSEIYYPHGWKAYLDGEEMPHFRVDYLLRGMFVPAGKHEIVFKFDPQVVKTGGTIALASSIIVALLVLGGLFLMFKRTSGKTTE from the coding sequence ATGCCGTTTTCACTTAAACGCCTATTACCACACTTAATAGTATTTCTAGGATTTATAGCAGTTTCCCTTGCATACTTTAGTCCTGTCCTAAAGGGGAGGGAGATTTTTCAAAGCGATATCAAACATTACATTGGTATGGCAAAACAGCAAAACGATTTTCGTGAGAAAACAGGAGAAGAAACCTATTGGACCAATGGAGCTTTTGGAGGAATGCCAACATATCAGTTGGGGGCTAAGTATCCTCATTACTACATTAAAAAACTAGATGGGGCATTGCGTTTTCTACCGCGACCAGCAGATTACCTTTTTCTCTATTTTTTAAGTTTTTATGTTTTAATGTTAGTTTTGAAAGTTGATTACAGGCTGGCAGCTTTTGGTTCATTAGCATTTGGTTTTTCTACCTATCTCATAATAATTCTAGGGGTTGGACATAACAGTAAAGCCCATGCCATCGCTTATATGCCATTAGTCTTGGCTGGAATTCTATTAACCTTTAGGAAGGAATACATTAAAGGGTTTATCCTTGCAACCATTGCATTGGGATTAGAAATTGTCGCAAATCATTTCCAAATGACTTATTACCTATTATTGTTGGTATGTGTTATTGGTATAGTTTATCTTATTGATTTTTATCGCAAAAAAGAATTGCCTCACTTTTTTAAATCTATTGGAATTTTAAGTATTTCGGCTTTGTTGGCGGTAGGTTTAAATGCTAGCAATATCTTGGCGACCCAAGAATATGTAAAGGAGAGTACTCGTGGTAATTCAGAATTAACAATAAATGCAGATGGTAGCCCAAAGGACAATACAACTGGACTCAGCCGTGAATATATCACAGAGTATAGTTACGGTAAGCTAGAAAGTCTTAATTTATTTATTCCTCGTTTTATGGGTGGTGGTACCTATAGTGATGTGGGTAAGGATTCGGAAACTTATCAATTTTATTTAAATGCGGGTTTAACACCAGTTCAGGCAATTGAGCAAGTAAAACAAACGCCAACTTATTGGGGAGATCAGACAATTGTTGAGGCTCCAGCCTATGTTGGAGCAATTGTAATATTCTTGGCAATCTTGGCATTATTCCTCATTAAGGGGAGATTAAAATGGTGGCTATCAGGAGGTATTGTGCTTTCACTGTTCTTATCCTTTGGGAAAAATTTAGCTTTTTTAACCGATTTCTTCATCAATGTTGTTCCACTTTATGATAAGTTCAGGGCGGTTAGTTCTATTCAAGTTATTTTAGAATTGTGTTTTCCTATTCTTGCTGTTTTCGGGCTTTATAAAATTTTCAATAAAGAAATTTCCATTGATGAGAAAATGAAGGGTCTAAAATGGTCTACAATTATTGCAGGTGGAATAGCTTTAATTATCTGGTTGTTTGGAAGTAGTCTTTTTGATTTTGCTGGTGTTAGAGATGCCATGTGGAGACAGAACTATGGACAAGCATTCATGAATGCCCTTGAGGAAGATCGAATTATGATAATGAAGAGCGATGCCTTTAGGACACTAATTTTAGTTTTATTAAGTGCAGGTGTATTATGGGCCGTGATCAATGATAAAATAAAAAAATCCATAGGGATTAGTGCCCTGTTTGTTTTGTTGTTGTTTGATCTTATTGGAGTGGATAGGAGACACGTTAACAATGAAAATTTTGTTGCTTCTGTTTCTGTTCAAAGGCCTTACCAAGTGTCTCAATTAGATCAGCAGGTATTAAAAGACACTTCTTATTATCGCGTATTAGATCTTACTACACAAGGAGCTAGAGCGCCGGGTAGAGCTAGTTACTTCTATAACTCCTTAACTGGTTATCATGCGGCTAAATTGGGCCGATATAACGATTTAATGGAGTTCTATATATATCGTAATAACATCAACGTCTTCAACATGCTAAATACTAAGTATATTTTGGCTGAAGATGAAAATGGGAGTCAATTTCCATATGTAAATAATGACGCTAATGGAAATGCTTGGTTTGTTAGTGAAATTCGTGAAGTGGCTTCGGCGAATGAAGAATTACAATTATTAGATTCTTTAGATAATAAAAACATTGCTATAACCACAATGCCACTTCCATCTGAAAGTAAACGGAATTTTCAGATAGATTCATTAGCCACCATTAATTTAAAATCATTCAAACCCAATGAATTAAAATATTCCTATTCTAATACTAATGAAGGTTTTGCAGTATTTTCTGAAATTTATTATCCCCATGGTTGGAAGGCTTATTTAGATGGAGAAGAAATGCCTCATTTTAGAGTTGACTATCTACTGAGAGGGATGTTTGTGCCAGCAGGTAAACATGAAATTGTATTTAAATTTGACCCCCAAGTTGTAAAAACGGGTGGGACGATTGCATTAGCAAGTTCGATTATTGTTGCCTTACTTGTTTTGGGTGGTTTATTTTTAATGTTTAAAAGAACTTCAGGAAAAACTACAGAATAA
- a CDS encoding glycosyltransferase, with protein sequence MQKVLIITYYWPPAGGPGVQRWLKFATYLPNFQIEPIVYVPENANYPIKDTTLSDDVPDSLKIISHPIREPYSLANMVGGKKSKDISRGIIQPSSKQGILQKALLFARGNFFIPDARVGWVAPSVKYLIQVIRSEKIKTIITTGPPHSVHLIGLELKKKLNIRWIADFRDPWTTIGYHQQLKMLPYAKDKHTKLEKDVLDGADQLVVTSWVTQKEFETKTNTPVSVITNGFEIKSEGVAEKEKFFTFSHIGSLLSRRNPIVLWETFSEILEDSADFRENFKLKFAGVVSDEVLESLTSFGLKPYVEYLGYLPHPKAVSLQKSSRVLLLIEINSEETKAIIPGKLFEYMASGTPIIALGPEGSDVKKLLNETETGYYFTYSDKSALKQHIYQLFHKFQANELEVKGKNIMKFSRKSLTAKLSELI encoded by the coding sequence ATGCAAAAGGTGCTGATAATTACTTATTATTGGCCTCCAGCTGGCGGGCCTGGTGTTCAGCGCTGGTTGAAATTTGCTACCTACCTACCAAATTTTCAAATTGAACCCATAGTGTATGTACCTGAAAATGCCAATTACCCAATTAAGGATACTACTCTAAGTGATGATGTACCAGACAGTTTAAAGATTATAAGCCATCCTATTAGGGAACCCTATAGTTTGGCAAATATGGTTGGAGGTAAAAAAAGTAAGGATATCAGTAGGGGTATTATTCAACCAAGTTCAAAACAGGGAATTCTTCAAAAGGCATTGTTGTTTGCACGCGGTAATTTTTTCATTCCTGATGCAAGGGTAGGGTGGGTAGCCCCTTCAGTCAAATACTTGATTCAAGTTATAAGATCTGAAAAAATTAAAACTATAATTACTACTGGTCCCCCTCATAGTGTTCATCTTATTGGCCTAGAGTTAAAAAAGAAGTTAAATATTCGGTGGATTGCAGATTTCCGTGATCCTTGGACAACTATTGGATATCATCAACAATTGAAAATGTTGCCCTATGCTAAGGACAAACATACAAAGTTGGAAAAGGATGTTTTGGATGGGGCAGATCAATTGGTTGTTACAAGTTGGGTAACACAAAAAGAATTTGAAACCAAAACTAATACCCCCGTCTCTGTAATAACAAACGGTTTTGAAATAAAATCAGAAGGTGTTGCAGAAAAAGAAAAATTTTTCACGTTTTCGCATATAGGCTCTTTACTTTCTAGAAGAAATCCAATTGTATTATGGGAAACCTTCTCGGAAATTTTGGAGGATTCAGCTGACTTTCGGGAAAATTTTAAACTTAAATTTGCCGGGGTAGTAAGTGATGAAGTCCTAGAATCATTGACTTCATTTGGACTTAAGCCGTATGTTGAATATTTGGGTTATTTGCCTCACCCTAAAGCCGTAAGCCTTCAAAAATCTAGCCGAGTACTTTTATTAATTGAAATTAATAGTGAGGAAACTAAGGCAATTATTCCAGGAAAATTATTTGAGTATATGGCTAGTGGTACTCCTATTATTGCGCTTGGCCCTGAAGGATCGGATGTTAAGAAATTATTGAATGAAACTGAGACAGGGTACTATTTTACATATTCAGACAAGAGTGCCTTAAAACAACACATTTACCAATTATTTCATAAATTTCAAGCGAATGAATTAGAGGTAAAAGGTAAGAATATCATGAAATTTAGCAGAAAATCATTAACGGCAAAACTTTCTGAACTTATCTAA